GCGGCGTCGGTTCTGATCGTGAAGATACTTTTCAGCAAACAACCGGAGATTATCCATTGCGGTCATCGAATCGACAAATGGATTCATAACCTGGATACCCGCCGGGAGGTCTGGACCAGAATAAATCAACTGCTCATGAAACCGGATAACGTTCTGGCCAAATGTCATAAATTTCAATTGGAGGATTTTTTGTTGAGGACAGGTACCCTCCGCCATACCCTTTTGAACGAGCGATGCCGGGTAGTACCAGACTTGAAAGTCCAATAAAATTTATCAAAATGCAAAAAAATGACGGCGAGGAACGTGCCCGGCCGCCATTAAAACTACACTTTAAAACATTTAACCGGGCCGGTTTATGGCTCAGTTCTGCATCATTTAAAGTTCTTCATTCCCGCGCAGGCCGGCTGCCAGGTGCAGTGCCGCCAATTGAAACCCACTTTTCAGATAAACTTTCTGAGCACTGCTATTCGTAAAATCGGTATCCAGCACAAGCGCATCGAGCTGGTTCATCCTGGCAATTTCCCTTACGTATTTTATTAATCTGGAGGCAAAGCCTTTTCCCCGGTATGCGTCTAGCGTGCACAGGTCGTCAATGTAAATAATGTTGCCCGTGTGCAAAGAGGTCATAAAACGATAGCCGGCAAATGCGGCAAACTTGTCGTCCTGGAAAATGCCTGCAATGAAGTATCTCTCATTTTTCATCATTTCAGTGACCATCGAAACCCATTTATCCCTTTTCAAATGTGGTCTCAACAAAAATGCAACATCCCAGCACTGATCAATTTCAGTTTCCGTTTTTACAATCTTAATTTGAATTTGGTCTTCCATTTCTTCTGATTTTTTGTCAAATCTATGAAAGGCCTTTCTACCCGGATTATGCCAATTATAAGAATTCCTATGGCC
This Dyadobacter sp. UC 10 DNA region includes the following protein-coding sequences:
- a CDS encoding GNAT family N-acetyltransferase, giving the protein MEDQIQIKIVKTETEIDQCWDVAFLLRPHLKRDKWVSMVTEMMKNERYFIAGIFQDDKFAAFAGYRFMTSLHTGNIIYIDDLCTLDAYRGKGFASRLIKYVREIARMNQLDALVLDTDFTNSSAQKVYLKSGFQLAALHLAAGLRGNEEL